DNA from Balaenoptera ricei isolate mBalRic1 chromosome 6, mBalRic1.hap2, whole genome shotgun sequence:
GATGAGGACCCATTTGGCTCCTTTGGCCGCTTTGGGTTCAATGGGCTGAGTAGGGGTCCAAGGCGAGCCCCAGAACCACTGTACTCTCGGCGCAAGGTGCAGGACCCACCTGTGGTGCATGAGCTGAGGGTGTCCCTGGAGGAAATCTACCACGGCTCCACCAAACGCATGAAGATCACAAGGCGGCGCCTCAACCCTGACGGGCGAACTGTACGCACCGAGGACAAGATCCTGCACATTGTCATCAAGCGTGGCTGGAAGGAAGGCACCAAGATCACCTTCCCCAAAGAGGGCGATGCCACACCCGACAACATCCCTGCTGACATCGTCTTTGTGCTCAAAGACAAGCCCCATGCACACTTCCGCCGAGATGGCACCAACGTGCTCTACAGTGCCCTGATCAGCCTCAAGGAGGTGGGGCCTGGATCagattgtgtgtgtttttatcgggtggggggtggaggtgacGGAGACATTCTTTCcccactttctcttttcttcccttcccaatCACTCTACCCTACCTTTTCCTCACTTTCTGTCTCATTTTCCCCAGGCACTGTGTGGCTGTACCGTGAACATTCCCACCATTGATGGCCGAGTGATCCCTTTGCCCTGCAATGATGTCATCAAGCCAGGCACCGTGAAGAGACTCCGTGGGGAGGGCCTTCCCTTCCCCAAGGTGCCCACCCAGCGGGGAGACCTCATTGTTGAGTTCAAAGTTCGCTTCCCAGATAGATTAACACCACAGACAAGACAGATCCTTAAGCAGCACTTACCGTGCTCCTAGGCCCTGCCCCAGCCAGCCCAGAGCCTTCCACAGCAATAGCCCCACACTCACCCCACCCATTGTGCACCCAGCTTGATGTCCACTGGACACTAGCAACTCTTtctaaatgcaaaaaaaacaaaaaaaacccactggtTTTCAGGGAAAATGTTCCTGTCCCTGACCCCTTTCAGAGCTGGGCTGccttgggggagtgggagggaggtggggagagctaGCCCAGGCCAGGGGTTAATTTTCATGTCACAAGCTTTGAATCCAGTTCCCACTCCGGTGGCTGGAGAGTGACCTGAGTGCTACTTGAAGATATAGAGATTCCTTGTCCACGCCTGTAAATAGCATGTCCTCCTTCCCCTCTCAGCTTTGCTAATacctctcctttcccttcccttcagcTTCCTCCTactgggggaggaagaggataAAAAGGACACTGCTTTCCCACCCCAGTCCCACCCCCAAGTCCACAGTGTCCAAGGTTATCACACACATATTCATGCACACAAAGCACACACCTAGAGCTGTGTGTGCCTCTCCAGGGTTGAGATAGGAAGGGAAGGTCCATAACCCATGAACCGGGCCATTGAGCACGAGACACTTTTCATTTGGGAAAGGGAGGTGAAGGGGCCCTCAGCAGCCTCCCTGACAGCTGCCCTGCCCAGACTCTGCAGAGCTGGAAGTACTGTCCTCCCTGCTGCTCTTAGGAGTGTGCAAAggtagaggaaggggagggggctgctgtATTAAGTCAGAGAGGTGGAGGGCAGGGTCTGTCTCCTAGCCTTCATCAGGAAGGGAAAGGGCTTTGGGTCAGGTGGCAGCTATTCCCCACCAAGAGATTCAGGGTCACAGGTTTCTCCCCACACCTCTGAACTCAGGGCCTAGCCACCCCTAAACTCCCAAATCCCATTTTTGTGATATATAAAGCTACTTACTTCTTACCCTTCATGGAGGCTGCGGGGGAATTTCTAGCCCTCTGACGCCTGTGtgaccccaccccactcccataaTTGTATAAAGATCAAATAGTGAAGGAGCTAGGGTAAGACTGCTTCAGCCATGTTCTGGGGTGGGGTTTTTAGGCTTTCTCACTTTGACAAGCCCCTGAATGTTTTTATAgtagtttttttgtatttttttgtaatgACAgtattatggaaaaaataaagtattttaaaaatatggaatctGAGCAGGAGCAACGAACCTGTGATAGGAGTGGATGTGCCCTGACAATCTCCCTCCTGAGCCCCGCTCACCTTTGAGAAGCCCAAGCAGCCCTCGATATACAGTGAAGCtgactccttccttcctctaaGCCCAGATTCCCAGAATTTCCAAAATGTATACCCCAAACACAGCAAAGACAGAAGATATCACTCAGCTAttagaggaaacaaaaaatatttggaaagaataAATATCCTGGGTTATGAGAAATAGAGACTATCCTCTAAGGATGTGCTAGCATGAGAATCAATAGATTTTTCTCTACATGGACTGGAATTTTCCTTTGagagaaattttccttttagGAGGGATGGAGGAGGACTTTCTGGCTGACTAGAAGAGACACATTCCCAAAGACAGAGCCTGAGGCAAGTGGAGAGGGTGGCTGGAGGTACCTGGCATCCTTGGCCCATGCTTAGCAGGGCCTGGCTGAAGACACAGGATTCCTGTGAGGCATGAACACTGTTACTGATACTTAAGTCTAAATTTTCCAGGGATGTCTGTCCAGGTCTTTGAATTGCCTGTCCCTGCTGAGACAACTCTGTTCCTCAGGGCCTGTGTGTTGACTGCATGATGCACTTGTCACTTTCCTTGGATCTGGGTAGGGAGGAGCCCTGTAGTCGCAGGAATGCTCATCTTCAGGCTCTGCCTGGGCCTGGACTTCCTCCTGGTACTGACTTTCCTCCCAGATTCTTTTCCAGGATCAGGCCCATGACAGCCATGCCCTCCTGAACTTCAGTGTCCCCAGTGCTATGAAGACAACTCTGCCTTCACCTGTACCTGGGCTCCACATAGAGGCTGACAAGGTCTAGGCTTTTAACAGGGATCTTCCTGCCCTTGTTTTTATCCTGGGACAACACCAATGAAAAaactcattcttt
Protein-coding regions in this window:
- the DNAJB5 gene encoding dnaJ homolog subfamily B member 5 isoform X1 codes for the protein MGKDYYKILGIPSGANEDEIKKAYRKMALKYHPDKNKEPNAEEKFKEIAEAYDVLSDPKKRGLYDQYGEEGLKSGGGSSGGSSGSFHYTFHGDPHATFASFFGGSNPFDIFFASTRSTRPFSGFDPDDMDVDEDEDPFGSFGRFGFNGLSRGPRRAPEPLYSRRKVQDPPVVHELRVSLEEIYHGSTKRMKITRRRLNPDGRTVRTEDKILHIVIKRGWKEGTKITFPKEGDATPDNIPADIVFVLKDKPHAHFRRDGTNVLYSALISLKEALCGCTVNIPTIDGRVIPLPCNDVIKPGTVKRLRGEGLPFPKVPTQRGDLIVEFKVRFPDRLTPQTRQILKQHLPCS
- the DNAJB5 gene encoding dnaJ homolog subfamily B member 5 isoform X2, which gives rise to MGKDYYKILGIPSGANEDEIKKAYRKMALKYHPDKNKEPNAEEKFKEIAEAYDVLSDPKKRGLYDQYGEEGLKSGGGSSGGSSGSFHYTFHGDPHATFASFFGGSNPFDIFFASTRSTRPFSGFDPDDMDVDEDEDPFGSFGRFGFNGLSRGPRRAPEPLYSRRKVQDPPVVHELRVSLEEIYHGSTKRMKITRRRLNPDGRTVRTEDKILHIVIKRGWKEGTKITFPKEGDATPDNIPADIVFVLKDKPHAHFRRDGTNVLYSALISLKEALCGCTVNIPTIDGRVIPLPCNDVIKPGTVKRLRGEGLPFPKVPTQRGDLIVEFKVRFPDRLTPQTRQILKQHLPSPHSPHPLCTQLDVHWTLATLSKCKKNKKNPLVFRENVPVPDPFQSWAALGEWEGGGES